The sequence below is a genomic window from Echeneis naucrates chromosome 13, fEcheNa1.1, whole genome shotgun sequence.
GGTCAGATTGGTTCCTGTTCGAACCAGCCTAAAACAGAACTGCTTGTGCAGTTGAGGTCTGGTCAGTAGTTAATAAATAACGCGGAAAGTTACCTGACTCATCCTGCCATCGAGgttttttaaagttttcatcCTCTGATGGGCTCCTGCTCCGCTGTCGACCTATAAGAGACAGGCGGGATGTGAGTTCTCCCGTAGCAGCTGAAAAACATGCTGTGATGGAAAAATCgaatatgatgaaaaaaacCAGAAGGAAGCTTACTGTGtgtcctcttccttcctcttccttgcTTTTCTCCGTTATCCACACAGTCACCTAAGAGTACAAATTGGAAAAGCACCATTTTGGTTAATTTGTTGAGAAGCAGATGCTTGTTTACTGCTGTTGTCATTTGTCAGTAACACAAGATGCTTTTAAAAACCATTCTTGCTTCACACGAATACAGGCTGAATCTTTGCTTCAGTGACATGAAACGTGTTCAGCTTGACACTAAATGCACTAGTACCTTCTCTGATAGTAGCAGACCATACAGTCTTCTCAGAGTTTATCTCAATAAGGGACAATTTAAATGGTGGGGCCTCTTCAAAGAAAGCTTCAAAGTAGCCTTTCATCTTGGTCACTGCAAGGGTGAATTTCAAATCCTGTGAagagaaacataaataaaatgaaactgagCGGTCAGCGActtatatatttctttattttaaagtgcCATAGTGGCGTTTAAATGATTTTACTGTGAGCAGACACACGCGAGTATACAACACGAACCTGAGGTTTGATGTCTCCCTCTGGCTCGCTCAGGAGACGATACGTCCCTTCATCCAGTTTACACGTGGGAGGCTTTTCGATCCGGCTGTAACGATTCTTGTAGCCTTGCACTTGTTTGCGTATATCCTAATTTACATAAGGACAGCAGGAAGACAACAAGAAACAGGAGATACGTCACTTTCTTGATGGTCATGAGCAGGCTGAATGCTGATTAATGTTTAAGGGTGTGAATGGAAAAACTGAAGGCGTCTCATAAGCTCATGCCACTCAGAGTTTAGCTCTGATCAGAGCGTAGGACAGAGCAGGACAAGACAGATAGTgattcaaaaacacatcagactggaaaatacaaattattatttccatttatcAGGAAGTGCTCTGGGTCAAGATAAATGTAGAGTAATTATTCACCACTTCTGATCCTCCCAAACACGCTTGTCACACAACCACAAATGACCTTCTCActacagtgtaaaaaaaaaaaaaacctaattgTCATTTTAGTCACAAATAAGAAGTGCATTTACCGTCATTTAATaccatcacacacagagaccagcagACAGCTGAACTTTCTTTCTCGCCCACAAAATTCCTAGAAATGGATTTACCATCTTACTGCAAAACATTACTCTGACGTCTAATTTAGAGGGTTTGATAGTTGAGTGATAGCAAATTATAAATATGAGGAGTTagtatttttgcattttgataCACTCCATAACATCATAAGAACAAATTGACTTTACATCTATCAATCGGTGTATTGCATAAACCTGAAGACCTGGTGTCTTTTCCTCACAGCCGGCCAGCAACAATGCCAATCGGGTTACAAAATAGAACAAGAAGAGACACATAAATGTTCTGTGTAGCCTTTCTTCTGAGTAAGGCATTTTGATGGAGTTTTATCCAGTAAGCAGGTGTCAGAGTCATGATTGGAAAATTTTGTGAGACTCATGCCTCATTCAGGCCTCATGCATAGGATAGTTCTTTTGCTTTGTACACGTGgtgaaagtttttctttttgctttgtttttgatcTCACCTCAAAGGAGAATTTCCACCATCACAAAGACCATAAGATGTAATTTAAAGTAAAGATCCATATCTATCTTTACTGGCTCAGTAGAATTATTTTAAGAAACGGTGGGGGCGAATGGAAGTCACAGTGTCTCAAGTATATGTGAAAaggatgtgtgtatttgtgctttcTATTGAATTTTTCAATGTTATTTAACTGCTGCCACACAGGAACATATCATAATATTAATCAATTTAAATAGCAAATGCTGTAACTTCAagaacatatttttgttttcagtcaccGAACTGATATAACAATTATAGCTTTGAGCTCTTGTTTTAAAAGACACTAACTAGGTGCTAGAAACCTGACATGAAAAAGGATCCTGCATTATAAGACACTGTTTCAGTCTTTGAAGTTTAGGAGAAATGTGGCCATGTCTCCAAAACAGTTGTCTGGCAAACCACCAGGGCAAAGGTTTattcacacaaataaacagatgatAAAAATAGGAATAGATGATTACAGTAAAGGAAAGCACAGCAGGACTACCTCAAGGCTGCTCCTAGAACAAAGGACAGAGGAAGTTGAACAACTGACTCCCTCAGCTCAGCCCACAAGCCAGAGGTCAGCTGATCAAGCAGGAGCGACAAGGAATGTCCATCTAACGTTTATTTAAATGACGATGATGTTATTGACAGACTGTCAGTCAACACCAACAGATTAACTTCTGGTTGGGTAAACAACCACTGAGAGTAACTGACAAACACTTAGAAGCAGCGAAGTTTCAAAAGCAGAGCCAGGCCTTCTTTCTCAAAAGCGCTGTAGTGTCTCAGTGACTGTGAAAACCTATTAGAAAGAAACAATGTTAACAAAGTTAAGATGGGATGCCCTCTAGTAACCAGCTGCAACTGATCCGAATCTGTCCCTGATCTCTCCAGGGCAAAATATGAAAGGTAATTGTGGCAATCTCGCAGCTGCTCAGGTTCAATGTCAATGAGGCCTTTTTAAAATATTGCAACATATCCTGGAGAATATCTGTGATTTTCCCTGTCAGGTGATCTAAACAGGAATAAAAGTCTACATTTCAATAAGAGCATCAACGTGCAGGCAAAAACTAACATCAGTAGATGTCAGTTCCTCTTTTGGCAGAACAGCTGCAAAAACTGTAGTTAAGGAAGAATCAACCCCATGAGACACCAGCAGCTCCTTCCTACCCAGCCTCAGTGGAGTTTCAGCAGAGACTGGGGTTACACAGTATTGCAACAACAGCCTTAGACAAAGCAGTGTCTGGAAGCCATGCATCCATTTTGTATTCACCTATCCATCAGGGCTGCCAGGGGGCTGCAACCAAACTGAGCTCGCATTGGGCAAGGACGGGGTTCAACCGGGACAGGTGCCTCCGTGCCACACTTTAATCATGTCTATATCATAATGTATGTATTGTATGATATCAACAGATATGGTGAACTGTGTTTATGAGCCATGGACACCATAGGGCTTTCTGTCGAAAAATGTCCCTACGGTTATTGTTGGAATCTATTACTGGTACATGTtgctgagttgttttttttttattattattattattacaacttGTGAATCAAATTGTGATCCCAAATTCCCAAAGCTTCTGAATGATAAAATAACTTGATTTAATTGAGTTGATGTTTGTTGAAACATCTCAGCACTGCATCTTACATTTTTACAGTGATGTTGATTAATGTGCATTGTCCCgaaataaatctataaaaaatattaatggtTGAAGGTTGAAGGAGGGCCAGACTGACATAGCTACAAGAGCACCAATAACAAATAATTCAGAGCCAGTGGATTCACTCCTGTGAGCAGCAAAGCTCCTGCTCGGGGTCAACAACACGAAGCACAATTTTGTGTACTTACTTAAAGTGTACTTACTTTAGAAATAACTGATATGAATGAATCAGTCAAAATGGGTTTcctacacaaaaataataaggAGAGGTCTCTCCAGAATTAAAAACTACCTCATATAGCTTCACATAAACACCTTTTAATATCAAGGTAACAGACTGGGTTTTGTTCCTTGAAGAGATTTGTTCTCACTGGCTTAAACTCCAACAGCACACAACACCGAGGTAGATGTTCAATGCAGGAAGGTTCGTTGACAAAAATTACGGAAATATATGCCAACATCCAAAGTTGCTGCTGCAgtaggatggagagagagacaaagctgAGCAGATGATCTGATCACGTGAACTCAGCCCACCAGCCAACACAGGTGATCGTCATTCAGCTGGTTGAGCAGGAGTTGGAAACACCAAATCAAAGCAGGATGAATCATTGTGTTGGGCTAAAAGTTGTTGGAGAGGCTCACCTTGATGTCAGACGAGCTGTTGGTGGCCAGGTAGATATGGAAGCTATAGTTGTGATTGTTGCTGCCCAGCTGCTTATAAACCAGTACCACCCCATGGCGCTCTACAGACTGGTCCGTCTGTATGATGGGACCCACAGGCGACAGCGAGGTCACGTTCCACTTAACATGGCTACCTGAGTGGTCGAATGTTGGCTCGATGAGTGGACGGTTGTGCTTCATGTGTAGGACACTGAATGTCATCTCTTTATTTGGGTCTGTGTGAAAAGAaggttttatgtttcatttagaAGAACTAGATACATATTTGAGATCATTTGTCAATATAGTCatattgaaatgtattattttttgtaaaaaagTTCCAAGATGCGTCAtaccgtaaaaaaaaaaaaaattgaagattTTTTTGCGGAAAAGAATTTGGAAAATAAGTggattatatatttattttacacaaagaaaagatttcTTGTTTCTAGAAGGAGAAAAATATGACCGCTCTAATGTTCTCACCAGCGAGGCAGATAGAATGAGGGAACTGGATGGACTTGAGGACGGATGCGTCCTTGTTGACTGTGTCCACATTAAAGATGGGTCCCGCAAACTTCCAGGGAGGCTGGAGAAACGCGCCAAACTTGGACCAGGACAAGACTGAGTACCTTACGAGAACCCGCTCCGATGCTTCAAACACCAGGCCGGTGACAGAGCATTCGTATGTTCCCTCTGCCTCCAACTGcagcctgaaacacacagcatgAGTGACAGCGTACACAACCAATCTGAGGGCACTACACAGATGTAGTATCACACTTACTGTAGTTGTCCTTTGGAGATCCTCCGGGGGGTCACAAGCTCGTTGCCATGACTCTGTCAAACCCACAAGCGCAGcttatttattagttttataAGACGATCGCACCATCACGCAGACATTTGAAATCACCAGGTTCTGTTTCTGAGCTCACCTGATGGATGGCCTTGCATTTATCACAGCAAAATCTGAACTGCAACTCATCTGTCAAAAAGTATGACAACAGATTCGTTCCTCACAAGACTGATGCAAATATCAAAGGAACACTTAGTATTAGCATCACTTGAGAGCTACTTACCTTTCCCATTGGAAACTGCTGCTTCAGATTCAGTGGCCAACCCTtaaggaaaaaataattatcGCTTATTATCACATGAGAATTGCTGTGCAATGTGAAGCATTGTGAGTGAGGACAGCAAACGCTCAAATTGAATAAAATTCTTTGTTCAAAGTATGGCTGTCATTGCAGTTGTGGCTTTACTTTAGCCAAACATGGTCTACTTTTAAATAATTAGCCGTTTAAAAGCAGTCCGACTGCTTCATCTGAAAGATTTCgatattttgtttcattgtctcACCATTTGTAGACTCCCCTTCAtcagcttcttctctttctgcacAGACAGCAGATACAAACTTTCATTCTTTGTCACATTAAAACATAGCGTTTAGCGTTATGCAGATTATCAAGGAAATGATCATAGGaagttgtttttccttttttcgtTTTACCTTCCTCCCTTCCATCCTTCTCAGCGCAGGCTTCAAGTgaagagaaacaagaaagaaataaggGTGATGAAGAGATTCATCAAAAgagtggtttgtttgttttcttgccaAGAGTTAGAGAATATCATTACCACTCTACCAACCCGTACGAAAGGAAATTAGCATATCTATAGAAATTAGAGCCTATTCTTTTAAGGTATGACATGTCTTAGCTGAACTGTGTCTCACCagagtcctcgtcctcctcttcatcctctgagTTCTCATCAGTGGATGACCCTGCATTCTCTGTAAGATAAATAAATCCACAAGGGACGTGAGAAAGCATTGAGCTTTACTTTGAACCCTTAATAGCGAGCAAAAGTGGTTGATGTCACACTGGCTCAGACGCTCAAATCAGCTTATGAGTTAAGTGCACAAACTGATATTTGGTGAGATATTTCTGCTTACCTGAACCACTGCTCTCACTTTCTGTTAGATTATCTGCAACAAATTAGTTTTGAGGTTAGTGTTGTTAGTCTGTAAAAACTGACACAATCAAACCAAATTGTGACAAAACCTGGTATATTCCCACAGCATTAGTCACTACTATCGAAACATCATTGGATGATTGGATCAAAGACATGATTACAGCCTACCAATTTTCACTGAATTTCTGCATATATAAAGtaaaatcaaaagcaaacagcATCTGATAACACGTAAAGAGGGAAAGCCTTTGTGCTGATAACATTCAGACTCTGCTTCCTTACTTTCACATAGACACCTAGAGCCTATTTAAAGCAGAGAAATCCTCAGATGTAGCCACACGCTCTCTTGTTAAAACCATCTCCACAGGCAGTGTTTAAAACTTTCCTTACATACGGAAAGTAATAGGAGACGGACTTGTAGAGAGAAGAgtctgaaaacatgtttttttgtgaactTTTCTCACCAGGGTTCTTCCTTTTAGTAGGTGCAGCCCCAGAGAGAGACCTCTGCTTTTAGTTTACTCctatgtttgtgtgctttgtgaTTTTAAGTGTTTGTCCATATTAGTCATTAAAAAAGCCCCCATCAGCTTTAACATATCCATTATTCCTTAAAAGCTGAACTGTGGCACCCTGTGGAGGAGCTTGTTATGAGTGCCATGCATTAACATCAAACGTATTCATATAGTTAGGGccggaggagctgctgctgccgctcaTCACTTCCCAGCAGCCAGTGTCTGCGGGCCCAGCCATCTGGCTAACTGCCTGGCCCGGCTAAAGGATGGAGCCCATCCTCCCCGGCCCACAGAGTTATATCTTAGACTAACAAGCAGATGCTGCCATCGCTGCTCGCCGCACAGCACCTCCCTCATCAATCTCTCTCCCCCACTTAGTTCAATCTGTCTGCCTCGCCTCTCTATGCACTCGCTATCCCCCATTTCTGTCTGCTATGGCCAATGccttcctcagctgctgctgcctcacagctgAGCCAGCAGGCACCTCTCTTCACTTTGCCACTGCCACTTCgtttcatcagacagacaaacaaggTGGAAGGCAAACACCAGCAaagatacacaaatacacacagacacacacacacaaactagtTTACGGCCGTCAATGAGTGTTGCCTGCCATCTGCTGGTCTAAAATAATGGCAAAAGTTGGGTTGTGTAGTAGGGGGTCTAATTTCTTCCACTCTTTATTCCTCTTGCTGATCACACTTTCCCCCCTTGTCATGTAACTGCACAATATCAAATTGTATTAGCTGTATATTGTATTGGTTTGTTCTTGAGcccaagaattttttttttttttttttttgagatggGAACTCGATCACCAATGTAGAGGTGAGATACGTGGCATGTGCTGCAACCATGCGCTCTGACTCTATGATTTTATGGTTGCACATTTCTATTGAAAGgagatttgaaaatgtgaataattaATTAAACTGCAAAGGATCTCACTgaaattttaaatcaacattATGGATGAACTGTGAATAAGCACATACATATAATCCCAACTTGTATACCCACTTCACAGTGggtatacaaataaaaaagaaaaacaaacagtgggCATTAAATAGCCTTGTAATTTTAAATGATAATACATTCAATTGATACATTTTAATTGGTATCAGGAGagaaattatatatttacactTCTCATGTCCTTTCCTATCCCCATCTATTGTTGCCAAGTTTTCCTTTGGCACTTGTAGATAATTTTCTGAGTCCTGATTTCTTAAATTGGTAACTGCTAGCTGCCAGGGAAGATAAAGTACATGTTAGACTGAAAATAACCCAAATCGAattgtgtgtgctggtgtgcaGTGTTGAAAATATCAACCGCGAATACGGAGACACAGGTAATCATGACATTGCATAAATGCTGCTGCCCTTTAAGGTAAATGCTATGGAAATCAAGAAGGGCAAACTACAAGAGGAAAGTAGAAGAGCAAGTTGAAAGTACGtacaaatgaaagataaaaatacacacaatttaAACAAGAAGTGGCAAAAGAAGAACAGCTTCTGTGTGGAAAACAAATACTTTCTGTGAGAAACTGAAAGGGAAAGGAGAAGCCAGTagtgggtggtggaggagggaaTGGGTCCATGTTTACCTTTGTTTTCCAGTGCAGGGATATCTCCGTCTCTGTAGGGCAGAAGAAATAACATTCACACAACTATAAATTACAATGCAGAGCCCTTTGGGGGATGTCTGCTTTATGTGTTGAAATTCATAGAAGAATTTAGCAGTTAAAAGGCTCAGCTCTTAAAAGTGTGCAGCTGCAGACTCTTTTAGTTTACCACTTGTGCTTCTGAATGAAttacaaaaacaggaaatgtgaacAAGCTGTTTGTATCTCACTTTCTCACAATTATGACAACAGCCAGTCTTGTCAAATACTAAACTCTCTCTGTTCCACTTTGTAAGTATTGTTGATGAACCTACCATTTGAATATACCGGTAAGACAGAATTGCAAAACTGGTTAAACTCCTTTAATGTTTCCACATGTCAGTGTAACAGGATTTGGGCTGGACAATTATTAAATTACAGATCCTCAGTGGTATCATATTGTAATAATATGATCAAATGGTGTATGACTTTACACATATGAAAGGCTTTGCTGAATGTAAAGCGTGGCATAGGTACACACGGTGCTGCATCATTATGGTTTTGccacaatgacatcatcatgaAATGCCACTCTTATTATTTCGTGATATCAGTTTCCATCACGTGATCCAGCTCTGCACGGCAATAAACAATACCAGTTCTTCCTGTCCATCAAGCTCTCTGAAGTTTTACATCTGCTTGACTCATCCTGGATGTAGTTTATTGAAAAAACAAGGAGGTCCAAGACTTATAGTTCAGCAACCCACTGACACAGTCTGGGCTTGAGCAGGAACCAACACGCCTGAGAATCatcaggggggaaaaaacaacagaaaacagcaagtTCACCACTACAAGGCATGAAAAAAATAGGTCACATCACACCTTATATGTATGTTCCTGTTTCACTTCGTCCATTGTTCTTATACAGAAATGGATTGCAAAATTATCTATCAGGAAATTAGGATTATTCAGCCTGCCAAAAAGCAGCcttctgtttgtcttctgtttaaAGTGCTGCAGTTTCCTTTGTTTCCAAACATCTGTTCAGGAAACAGTGTTTTCTTCACAGCTTCACAACACTGAAGCTCTCATGGTATTAATCTCTCAATCACATTCATAGTTTGCGTTTACGGCTCTGGTGTTTTTTCAGACAATGAAATAAACACCTACCATGACTTTCCCTATCTTAcatccatctgtcttcctcCAACAGCACTGTAATGGCCTTGGTTTGTCTCTGGTCCAAAGATAAAGGCGGCAACATTTACATGCCCTCTACAACCTCCAACAGACACAATGGTAGTGAGGGGACGTGTGTGCagataaccaaaaaaaaaaaaaaaaaaactgcacaagTTAACCTGCATCTATTACAAAGAGCTAGAATTATCTctacaaaacaaactgaaatcagaTATTTATTAACTTATTAACAATAATACCTCactacatgttttatttaaatgtaacctACTGAGTTTCAGCGAAAAGCAGGACGTTTAGGTTGGCTCCACATTAGTATATAGAATGACTGTGTTTATCCTTAAATGTTACTCTTATTATGTGTATTTATTAACCTAAAAAGCGACTTCTCATTTACAACCGCCTGCAGGATAACACATTGACTGAGTCATCACAATGTCACAACAGAGAAGCGTGCAGAGCAACAACAGAGAGATCAACGCCGTCTCCGGTTAAAGCTGAGCTATTTATCCATTTTGATAATAACCAGGAAATAACCATGAGTAGAAACGTATTCCCCTTCCTGAAAATGCACCATAACGCGAGCCCTGAGCCGCTGCAACCGAGGACACCACTTCCTGTGTTGTCACAAAAGACCTTTCTTAATACTTCATCCGAATGTGCGcgcaaaaacacaaagacacgaACAAGAGCTGGCGTGAATTCAGGGCTGGTGGTTCCCTCTGCATCGCGGTGacatgacaaaaatgtaaaatgtaagaAAGTCTCCTTACCCGTCCTCCAGGTGACAGGCCGCTCCGCAGCTCGCCATCTCCGCCACCATCCTCCCTCCTGCGCGCTCACGCCGTTATTCTTCCTGCAGTGGCACAAAGTGGAGCGGCTGCGCGTAAAAGCACCTGGAGGGCGACGCGACAGTCTCATGGGCCGCCGCCGTTTCTTTAAAGAgttttactgtcaaaaaaaaaacgatgGCTATCGGAGTCCTCGTCGCGAAACAACTCTTGGGGCCCTCtcgacagcaaaacaaaacatctagTGAAGCAACAATAGTTTTCAcaatgtgaggggaaaaaatcgGCCAGATGTTGTGCAGTGCAGATGATGTTTCGTATCCTTTCGCCAACACTGAGCTGGGGTGTGcgagtgcaaaaaaaaaaaaaaacaacaacaaagaaacatcgGAGATCTTAACACTATGCGGCTCGATACTGCGCAGTTATTTGGGAGACACTCTCCTTTCGAGAACCGCGCGTTGCGCAGGTGCGGCGCAGCTCGGGAAGCGTCGTCAACGAGCAGTATGTGGGCGGAGTTATAGTATCCCGCTTCAATACGGACAGACACTAATCACACACCAGGCCGCCATAAGGGGATATTTGCTATGAGGTATTATAAAGAGCATGGTCTGCATGGGGCTGTGGataacaaagtcacattcatgtgtttatgtttcatcTTATTCTGACTAAAATAGATGGAGTATATACTGACGTGTAGGCTATATTGTATTTAATGTCATCTTTAGTGAAGTTATAAGGGGGGTGAGAAATAACAGGAACACTCGATGTTTA
It includes:
- the LOC115053494 gene encoding uncharacterized protein LOC115053494; this encodes MVAEMASCGAACHLEDGDGDIPALENKDNLTESESSGSENAGSSTDENSEDEEEDEDSACAEKDGREEEREEADEGESTNGLATESEAAVSNGKDELQFRFCCDKCKAIHQSHGNELVTPRRISKGQLQLQLEAEGTYECSVTGLVFEASERVLVRYSVLSWSKFGAFLQPPWKFAGPIFNVDTVNKDASVLKSIQFPHSICLADPNKEMTFSVLHMKHNRPLIEPTFDHSGSHVKWNVTSLSPVGPIIQTDQSVERHGVVLVYKQLGSNNHNYSFHIYLATNSSSDIKDIRKQVQGYKNRYSRIEKPPTCKLDEGTYRLLSEPEGDIKPQDLKFTLAVTKMKGYFEAFFEEAPPFKLSLIEINSEKTVWSATIREGDCVDNGEKQGRGRKRTHSRQRSRSPSEDENFKKPRWQDESDGMKTRVQDMSEKQLLQVAKQLGKEWKQVAIYLGLTYKDLDDIQAAESDVTMQKLKMFLEWKNQRVPGEATALDLLNSLEELDDLSNEVRQTLKDMINNEAAKQKGFDTKDH